A single window of Candidatus Limnocylindrales bacterium DNA harbors:
- a CDS encoding glycosyltransferase, with protein MNQEKASTHTPIRVVRIIDRLNIGGPAKHVTWLTSGLNPKEFETVLITGIVPWGEGDMGYFARAAGVNPVVIQEMSREINLRDVVVILKLLYRFWKLKPHIIHTHKAKAGAVGRIAGIIYKWATPSILWLRPRTCYLVHTYHGHIFHSYYGPFKTRFFITIERILARLFTDRIIAISEQQRREISEHFRVGNPEQFRVIPLGIDLNERAEDRSNLREELGVTRDKLLIGMVGRLCEVKNPALLLEAVAQLTAQEVQVHLVMVGDGHLRKELESLSHKLGISAQVTFLGFRKDVLSLYAAFDLVVLTSLNEGTPLTLLEALCYHRAVIATEVGGVVDLMGTRRELHNGFSIWDHGITVPGQNAFLFARALKYLMEHPELRREMGKRGHAFVKANFSKDRLIGDIENLYRELINRPNVSSFEFNVSTSQAFFT; from the coding sequence ATGAATCAAGAAAAGGCTTCGACTCATACTCCTATCCGTGTTGTACGTATCATTGATCGGCTTAACATTGGAGGTCCGGCCAAGCACGTTACCTGGTTAACCTCCGGGTTGAATCCAAAAGAGTTCGAAACCGTGCTTATCACGGGTATTGTTCCATGGGGTGAAGGCGACATGGGCTATTTTGCCCGTGCAGCAGGCGTCAACCCGGTGGTGATCCAGGAGATGAGCCGGGAGATCAACCTGAGGGACGTGGTAGTCATCCTGAAACTACTCTACCGGTTCTGGAAATTGAAACCCCACATTATCCATACCCATAAAGCCAAAGCCGGTGCCGTGGGACGTATCGCCGGAATCATTTATAAATGGGCAACTCCCTCGATCTTATGGCTCCGTCCGCGTACATGTTATCTTGTACATACTTACCACGGTCACATTTTCCATAGCTATTACGGTCCCTTCAAGACCCGGTTTTTCATCACCATTGAACGGATTTTAGCCAGGCTTTTTACAGATCGGATCATTGCCATCAGTGAACAACAACGTCGGGAAATCTCAGAACATTTTCGTGTAGGAAACCCCGAACAGTTTCGGGTCATTCCGCTGGGTATTGATTTAAATGAGAGGGCTGAAGATAGGAGCAATTTGCGAGAAGAACTGGGAGTAACCCGAGATAAGTTACTCATCGGGATGGTAGGTCGTTTATGTGAAGTCAAGAATCCTGCTCTGCTGCTCGAAGCCGTAGCGCAACTTACCGCACAAGAAGTTCAGGTCCACCTCGTTATGGTGGGGGACGGTCATCTGCGCAAGGAATTGGAATCATTGTCCCATAAGCTGGGTATTTCAGCCCAGGTAACGTTTCTGGGTTTCCGCAAAGATGTCTTATCGCTTTATGCTGCTTTTGATCTGGTGGTACTCACCTCACTTAATGAAGGAACTCCCTTGACATTGCTTGAGGCTTTATGTTACCATCGAGCGGTCATAGCAACAGAGGTTGGGGGAGTTGTTGATCTGATGGGTACGCGCAGAGAATTACATAACGGTTTTTCAATTTGGGATCATGGAATTACCGTACCCGGTCAGAATGCTTTCCTATTTGCCCGTGCACTGAAATATTTAATGGAGCATCCAGAGCTCCGTCGTGAGATGGGAAAACGAGGGCATGCCTTTGTGAAGGCAAATTTCTCTAAAGATCGACTCATAGGAGATATAGAAAATCTATATCGAGAATTAATAAACCGTCCTAACGTTTCAAGTTTCGAGTTTAACGTTTCAACTTCTCAGGCTTTTTTTACCTGA
- a CDS encoding glycosyltransferase codes for MRIHILLPAYNEQEALPRLLERIKVAASTWNQDWCVVVLDDGSNDATAECARQFSGDMKIDIIKHPTNRGLAAAFRTGITHICSYAAPEDVLITLDADNTHDPGLIGEMLRCFYEGVDIVLASRFVPGGGESGIPLVRRILSHSARWVIKLLFPIPEVREYSCSFRGVRVALYQRALATYGEDFIQSTTFAVTPEILLKLSRFYPRIVEVPLVLRYDQKVGASKMRVWRNILGYLQLIWNCW; via the coding sequence ATGAGGATTCATATTTTATTACCGGCTTACAACGAACAAGAAGCGTTACCCAGATTATTGGAGCGAATTAAGGTAGCTGCATCTACATGGAACCAGGATTGGTGTGTAGTTGTACTGGATGATGGGAGTAATGATGCAACGGCGGAATGTGCCCGGCAATTCAGTGGAGATATGAAGATCGATATAATAAAGCACCCAACAAATCGTGGATTGGCAGCCGCTTTCCGTACCGGAATCACTCATATCTGTTCATATGCGGCCCCCGAGGATGTGTTAATCACCCTGGATGCCGATAACACCCATGATCCTGGCCTTATAGGGGAGATGTTAAGGTGTTTTTATGAAGGTGTAGATATTGTACTTGCTTCACGTTTTGTACCCGGTGGCGGAGAGAGTGGAATACCCCTGGTACGTCGTATTCTTAGCCATAGTGCACGATGGGTTATTAAACTGTTGTTTCCTATTCCTGAAGTCCGAGAGTACTCCTGTAGTTTTCGTGGAGTGCGGGTTGCACTCTATCAGCGTGCCCTGGCAACTTATGGTGAAGACTTCATTCAATCAACTACCTTTGCCGTAACACCTGAAATTTTGTTGAAACTCAGCCGTTTTTATCCACGTATTGTTGAGGTACCTCTGGTATTACGTTATGACCAAAAGGTTGGTGCAAGTAAGATGCGTGTTTGGCGTAATATTCTGGGTTATTTACAGCTCATTTGGAACTGCTGGTAA
- the wecB gene encoding UDP-N-acetylglucosamine 2-epimerase (non-hydrolyzing), whose amino-acid sequence MKVLSVIGTRPEAIKMAPIIKALGQHADRIRTKVVVTAQHREMMDQVLYLFNIKPEYDLNIMMDNQTPTQVASAILSRLEPILKHEQPDWVLVQGDTTTTLAASLAAFYAKVGVGHVEAGLRTYNKWQPFPEEVNRNITTLIADKHFAPTEIARQNLLKEHVKPETIWVTGNSVIDALQWIAKLPLEDELINKILPQNPDIRVVLLTVHRRENFGRGIETICQAVRQICLRYGDAIRIVYPVHPNPNVQEPVKQLLGNLSQVKLTPPLTYRSLIQVMAHSYLILTDSGGIQEEAPGLGKPVLVLREVTERPEAVMAGAAYLVGTDASKILDTFIHLWENTFAYQQMAQAINPYGDGRAAERIIKILLNEPVEEFSDQPRHLMSMG is encoded by the coding sequence ATGAAAGTTCTTTCCGTCATAGGAACCCGTCCAGAGGCAATTAAAATGGCACCCATTATTAAAGCACTGGGCCAGCATGCGGATCGTATCCGTACTAAAGTAGTGGTTACCGCCCAGCATCGAGAAATGATGGATCAGGTCTTGTATCTTTTTAATATCAAGCCGGAATATGATTTGAATATCATGATGGATAATCAAACTCCGACGCAAGTAGCCTCTGCTATTCTTTCTCGTTTGGAACCAATTTTGAAGCACGAACAACCCGACTGGGTGTTGGTTCAGGGAGATACGACCACAACGCTGGCTGCTTCTCTTGCAGCTTTTTACGCTAAAGTGGGTGTAGGGCATGTGGAAGCCGGATTGCGAACATACAATAAGTGGCAGCCTTTTCCAGAGGAAGTTAACCGTAATATTACCACTCTTATAGCTGATAAACATTTTGCGCCCACAGAAATAGCACGTCAAAATTTACTGAAAGAACATGTAAAGCCGGAAACTATATGGGTTACCGGCAATTCTGTTATTGATGCCCTTCAATGGATTGCAAAACTCCCCCTGGAGGATGAACTGATAAATAAGATATTACCCCAGAATCCAGATATACGCGTAGTACTGCTCACAGTCCATCGACGTGAGAATTTCGGTCGAGGTATCGAAACTATCTGTCAGGCAGTAAGACAAATTTGTCTCCGCTATGGAGATGCCATCCGGATTGTCTACCCTGTACATCCCAATCCGAATGTCCAGGAACCTGTAAAGCAATTACTGGGAAATTTATCGCAAGTGAAGCTAACCCCTCCTTTAACCTATCGATCCTTGATTCAGGTTATGGCACATTCTTATTTGATTCTAACCGACTCTGGAGGAATTCAAGAGGAAGCCCCAGGCCTGGGAAAACCGGTACTGGTATTACGAGAAGTCACAGAACGGCCAGAAGCCGTTATGGCAGGAGCTGCTTACCTTGTAGGAACAGATGCTTCTAAGATCCTGGATACCTTTATTCATTTATGGGAAAACACATTTGCTTATCAACAAATGGCGCAAGCTATCAATCCCTATGGGGATGGACGGGCTGCAGAACGTATTATAAAAATTTTACTCAATGAACCCGTCGAAGAATTCTCCGATCAACCCAGACATCTCATGTCAATGGGGTAG
- a CDS encoding acyltransferase: protein MTDPRFPNVRIHPTALIEEGVQIGEGSVIWDNVHIRRGTRIGKKCIVGEKTYIAYAVQIGNLVKLNAGVYICTAVTIEDGVMISAHTVFTNDKFPRAILPDFSDLMPSEPTDETLQTIVRRGVTIGANATIGPGIELGEFAMIGMGSVVTRSIPAYALAFGSPARVHGYVSACGYPLGNTDLLSVKEVVHCKRCGKGYRLINGILSPLPS from the coding sequence ATGACCGACCCGCGCTTCCCCAATGTTCGCATTCATCCAACTGCTTTAATCGAAGAAGGGGTTCAAATAGGAGAGGGTTCTGTTATCTGGGATAATGTTCATATTCGGCGTGGAACCCGGATAGGGAAGAAGTGTATTGTTGGTGAAAAAACATACATTGCCTATGCTGTGCAAATCGGTAACCTTGTTAAACTAAATGCCGGGGTTTATATCTGTACTGCGGTAACCATTGAAGATGGTGTGATGATCTCTGCCCATACTGTTTTTACCAATGATAAGTTTCCTCGAGCCATCCTACCCGATTTTAGCGATCTGATGCCTTCAGAACCAACCGATGAAACGCTGCAGACGATAGTTCGACGGGGGGTAACAATAGGAGCAAATGCCACAATTGGTCCCGGCATAGAACTTGGCGAGTTTGCAATGATCGGGATGGGTAGTGTGGTAACCAGGAGCATTCCTGCTTATGCCTTAGCCTTTGGCTCTCCTGCTCGTGTGCATGGGTATGTCAGTGCTTGTGGTTATCCACTGGGTAATACGGATCTACTCTCTGTTAAAGAGGTAGTACATTGTAAACGGTGTGGAAAAGGTTATAGGCTTATAAACGGCATCCTTTCTCCTTTGCCTTCATAG
- the asnB gene encoding asparagine synthase (glutamine-hydrolyzing) has product MCGIAGILSDTAKNLAYQIWPMLEAQHHRGPDDWGIWSDEICALGHRRLSIIDRTLAGRQPLSNEEGTCWVTFNGEIYNFQRLRQELEGLGHSFRTQTDTEVIVHAYEQWGTACVERFRGMFAFGLWDQRRRRLFLARDRIGKKPLCYTQIGNSFLFASELQGLLANPLVPREVDFTAIDAYLSWGYIPVPKTAFRNVYKLPPAHRLTLEATPSGFQIQVERYWSLTYLPKLPLGEEEAAEALREKLTEAVQLRLRSDVPLGAFLSGGIDSSIVVGLMAKLSHRPVKTFSIGFEEINYNELAYARCVAQRWNTDHHEFIVKSDIFPILPKLARHHGEPHADEASVPTFYLSQMTQTYVTVALNGDGGDENFAGYARYRGNQIAHWIHRIPGGGRTLKLLTPILPDSPDPKSPLRRLQRFLTGIHPSITERYSRWVGYFSEMEKDRLYKGDLRELLTKRRPEAWLESLFEEVKDLDPVEASMAVDVQSYLPFALLVKVDITSMANGLEVRSPFLDHEVMEFVAKLPSQMKLRGRTPKYLLKVAFKDILPTEISRRRKMGFGVPVGEWFRGPLRQWLSDTLLSQRSFIGECFKLQEINHLLTQHLDRQVDHSLKLWNLLMLELWYRELPT; this is encoded by the coding sequence ATGTGTGGAATTGCTGGAATTCTTTCCGATACGGCTAAAAACTTAGCGTACCAGATCTGGCCCATGTTGGAGGCCCAACATCACCGGGGTCCCGACGATTGGGGGATATGGTCCGATGAAATATGTGCGCTGGGTCATCGTCGATTGTCGATTATCGATCGCACTTTAGCCGGACGTCAACCCCTTTCTAATGAGGAGGGTACCTGCTGGGTTACTTTCAACGGAGAAATTTATAACTTTCAGAGACTTCGACAAGAACTAGAGGGATTGGGTCACAGCTTCCGTACCCAGACAGATACGGAGGTTATCGTTCATGCCTATGAACAGTGGGGTACGGCTTGTGTTGAGCGATTTCGTGGGATGTTTGCTTTTGGCCTCTGGGATCAGCGCCGACGTCGACTCTTCCTGGCACGGGATCGCATCGGTAAGAAACCACTCTGCTACACCCAGATCGGTAACTCTTTTCTTTTCGCCTCTGAACTTCAGGGCCTGCTCGCCAATCCCCTTGTTCCCCGTGAGGTAGACTTTACTGCCATCGATGCTTATCTTTCTTGGGGATACATTCCGGTCCCTAAAACCGCTTTCCGCAATGTTTACAAACTTCCGCCTGCACATAGGTTGACGCTGGAAGCGACCCCTTCGGGTTTCCAGATTCAGGTTGAACGGTATTGGTCCCTAACCTATCTTCCAAAGTTGCCCCTGGGTGAAGAGGAAGCTGCAGAAGCCCTACGCGAGAAACTTACGGAGGCCGTGCAGTTAAGGCTAAGGAGCGATGTGCCTTTAGGTGCTTTCCTTTCCGGCGGCATCGATTCCAGTATCGTAGTCGGATTAATGGCAAAACTATCCCATCGCCCGGTAAAGACCTTTTCCATTGGCTTTGAAGAAATTAATTATAATGAACTGGCTTATGCTCGTTGCGTGGCCCAACGATGGAATACGGATCATCATGAATTCATAGTTAAATCGGATATCTTCCCCATTCTCCCAAAACTGGCACGCCATCACGGCGAACCCCACGCCGATGAAGCCTCCGTTCCAACTTTCTATCTGTCCCAGATGACCCAAACCTATGTCACGGTTGCCCTTAACGGAGACGGTGGAGACGAAAACTTCGCAGGCTATGCACGTTACCGGGGGAATCAAATAGCCCATTGGATCCACAGGATTCCAGGAGGTGGACGGACTCTCAAGCTTTTAACCCCTATCCTTCCGGATTCACCAGATCCTAAAAGCCCTCTGCGGCGACTACAACGCTTTTTAACCGGAATCCATCCTTCTATAACAGAACGATATAGCCGTTGGGTGGGCTACTTCAGCGAAATGGAGAAAGATAGACTTTATAAGGGGGATTTACGTGAACTACTCACCAAAAGACGACCGGAAGCCTGGCTGGAATCGCTGTTTGAAGAAGTCAAGGATCTGGATCCGGTAGAGGCTTCCATGGCTGTAGATGTGCAGTCTTACCTGCCGTTTGCCCTGCTGGTAAAAGTGGATATCACCTCCATGGCTAATGGCCTGGAGGTAAGATCCCCTTTTCTCGACCATGAAGTGATGGAATTTGTGGCAAAACTCCCCTCCCAGATGAAGTTACGGGGAAGAACCCCTAAATATTTGCTTAAGGTTGCCTTTAAAGATATACTCCCTACCGAAATTTCCCGAAGACGTAAAATGGGTTTTGGGGTTCCGGTGGGAGAATGGTTCCGAGGCCCATTACGCCAATGGCTCTCAGATACCCTTTTATCACAACGAAGTTTCATCGGTGAGTGTTTTAAACTCCAGGAGATTAACCACCTCCTCACCCAACACCTGGATCGTCAGGTAGATCACTCCCTTAAACTGTGGAATTTACTGATGCTGGAATTGTGGTATCGAGAACTCCCGACCTGA
- a CDS encoding polysaccharide deacetylase family protein: protein MNKPNGIFVISLDFELYWGVRDRKTLESYKENLLGVRSVIPRLLELFEEYSIHATWATVGFLFFENRDELLRGLPVKKPAYVNSKLCPYEEIHQIGWNEEEDPFHYAPSWIRLISSFPYQEIGSHTFSHYYCLEQGQDIEAFKDDLSAAIKAAGNYSLELKSLVFPRNQFNGEYLSVCKEMGIKAYRGNENSWIYRPRSREEESLLRRVLRFIDAYVNISGHNSYSMGTLGSTLPCNIPSSRFLRPYSHRLKVLEPLRLRRILSDLTYAARRRWIYHLWWHPHNFGIHLEENLSFLRKILDHFLSLKEAYGMESLNMGELAQRRLDDSLAYEN, encoded by the coding sequence ATGAACAAACCAAACGGTATTTTTGTTATTTCGTTGGATTTTGAACTCTATTGGGGCGTGCGGGATAGAAAAACCCTGGAAAGTTATAAAGAAAATCTTTTAGGGGTTCGTTCCGTAATACCTCGCCTTTTAGAATTATTTGAGGAGTATAGTATCCATGCCACATGGGCAACGGTTGGGTTTTTATTTTTTGAAAATCGGGATGAGTTACTTCGAGGACTCCCTGTTAAAAAACCAGCCTACGTAAACAGTAAACTCTGTCCTTATGAAGAGATTCATCAGATTGGTTGGAATGAAGAAGAAGATCCTTTTCATTATGCACCTTCGTGGATAAGACTTATCTCCTCTTTTCCTTATCAAGAAATCGGAAGTCATACTTTTTCTCACTATTACTGTTTAGAACAGGGTCAGGATATCGAAGCATTTAAAGATGATTTAAGCGCCGCGATAAAAGCTGCCGGGAACTATAGCCTCGAACTTAAAAGTCTGGTTTTTCCCCGAAATCAATTTAACGGTGAGTATCTCTCCGTCTGTAAGGAAATGGGTATAAAAGCTTATAGAGGAAACGAAAATTCCTGGATATATAGACCCAGAAGTCGGGAGGAGGAATCCCTGTTAAGAAGAGTCCTTCGGTTCATAGATGCCTACGTTAATATCTCCGGGCACAATTCTTATTCCATGGGTACACTGGGATCTACCCTTCCCTGTAACATTCCTTCAAGCCGTTTTCTTCGACCTTACTCGCACAGATTGAAAGTTTTAGAACCCCTTCGATTACGGCGAATTTTATCCGACCTGACGTATGCGGCCAGAAGGAGGTGGATTTACCATTTGTGGTGGCATCCCCATAATTTTGGAATCCACTTAGAAGAAAATCTGTCTTTTCTCAGGAAAATATTGGATCATTTTTTAAGTCTTAAAGAAGCGTACGGGATGGAAAGCCTCAACATGGGAGAACTGGCCCAACGTCGTCTGGACGATTCCCTGGCTTATGAAAACTAA
- a CDS encoding formyl transferase, with translation MKTNTLVMLAGPGKPTHILYHALKNDFPIETVVLEEPVPRTEFLRRRIQRLGFFKVLGQILFQIGMVPYLRMISQKRILELMEEFKLNDEPIHEVKITRVRSVNSDETLGILKEVHPSVVVISGTRIISDKVLNCVPSKFLNIHAGITPLYRGVHGAYWALVENNPKACGVTVHLVDTGIDTGKILEQQVVEPTEKDNFVTYPLLQLATGIPLLKKAIQEVFENRIEIKPYPEGRSRLWSHPTLAEYLRYRIYRGVK, from the coding sequence ATGAAAACTAATACCCTTGTTATGTTGGCAGGTCCTGGAAAACCAACCCATATCCTTTATCACGCCCTCAAAAACGATTTCCCTATAGAAACCGTCGTCCTGGAGGAGCCGGTTCCCAGGACCGAATTTTTAAGGAGGCGGATTCAGAGGCTCGGTTTTTTTAAAGTGCTGGGACAAATTCTTTTTCAGATAGGAATGGTTCCTTACCTTCGCATGATCTCACAGAAACGTATTCTGGAGCTGATGGAGGAATTCAAGTTGAATGATGAACCTATCCATGAGGTTAAAATAACCCGCGTAAGATCGGTCAATTCCGATGAAACCCTGGGCATTTTGAAAGAAGTCCACCCATCGGTTGTGGTTATCAGCGGGACCCGTATTATTTCAGATAAAGTCCTTAATTGTGTTCCTTCTAAATTCCTTAATATCCATGCGGGTATTACCCCTCTCTACAGAGGGGTCCATGGAGCTTATTGGGCCTTAGTTGAAAACAACCCAAAGGCCTGTGGGGTTACCGTTCATCTGGTTGATACAGGTATAGATACTGGAAAGATACTTGAACAGCAGGTTGTGGAGCCAACCGAAAAAGATAATTTTGTCACCTATCCTTTGCTTCAACTGGCCACAGGTATTCCCCTTTTAAAAAAAGCAATCCAGGAAGTATTTGAAAATCGAATTGAAATTAAACCCTACCCGGAAGGAAGATCCAGGTTGTGGAGTCACCCTACCCTGGCGGAATACCTGAGGTACAGAATTTACCGGGGAGTTAAATAA
- a CDS encoding GDP-mannose 4,6-dehydratase: protein MKVLITGGAGFIGSHLVERHLDRGDEVYIIDDLSTGTIENIRHIKTHPNFTYYIDTVNNYRLTAELIDLCDIIYHLAAAVGVRLIVESPVRTIETNIRGTEIVLELAAKKRKRVLITSTSEVYGKRNQVPFREDDDLVMGPTSKARWSYACSKAIDEFLAIAYWKEKRVPTVIARLFNTVGPRQTGRYGMVIPSFVRQALTGEDITVFGDGSQSRCFTHVSDVVEALIQLAEHPQAVGEVYNIGSTQEVTILELAERIKQLTGSNSRIVFIPYDKAYEQGFEDMLRRVPDLSKIHKLIGYTPKITLDEILLSVIEHQRAKIAKQVGTPAPAAFQI, encoded by the coding sequence ATGAAGGTTTTAATTACAGGCGGGGCCGGATTTATCGGTTCACACCTGGTTGAGCGTCACCTGGATCGAGGCGATGAAGTTTACATTATCGATGATCTCTCAACCGGTACCATCGAGAATATCCGGCATATAAAAACTCATCCTAACTTTACCTATTATATTGATACGGTCAATAACTATCGGCTTACTGCTGAGCTTATTGATTTGTGCGATATCATCTATCATCTGGCAGCGGCCGTGGGTGTCCGGTTAATTGTGGAAAGTCCGGTTAGAACCATTGAGACGAATATCCGGGGTACCGAGATCGTACTGGAGTTGGCTGCTAAGAAACGTAAACGGGTTCTTATTACCTCAACTTCAGAGGTTTATGGCAAGCGGAACCAGGTCCCCTTTCGGGAAGATGATGATTTGGTCATGGGTCCAACCAGTAAGGCCCGATGGAGCTATGCCTGTTCGAAGGCCATCGACGAATTTTTAGCTATTGCCTATTGGAAAGAGAAGCGCGTTCCAACCGTCATTGCCAGGCTATTTAATACGGTCGGTCCTCGTCAAACCGGTCGTTATGGCATGGTAATCCCCAGCTTCGTGCGTCAGGCTCTTACAGGGGAAGATATCACGGTATTTGGAGATGGTTCTCAGAGTCGATGTTTCACCCATGTTTCCGATGTGGTGGAAGCACTGATCCAACTTGCAGAGCATCCCCAGGCCGTAGGAGAAGTTTATAATATCGGTAGTACCCAGGAAGTTACCATCTTAGAACTCGCTGAAAGGATTAAACAGCTAACCGGGTCTAATTCCCGCATAGTTTTCATCCCCTACGATAAAGCCTATGAACAAGGCTTCGAAGACATGCTGCGGCGAGTTCCAGATCTATCTAAAATACATAAGTTGATCGGTTATACCCCGAAAATCACTCTAGATGAGATACTCCTGAGCGTTATTGAGCATCAGAGAGCTAAAATCGCCAAACAAGTTGGTACTCCGGCTCCTGCTGCTTTTCAGATCTAA
- a CDS encoding DegT/DnrJ/EryC1/StrS family aminotransferase, protein MSETQRKMVLPSEANATGRTFDNEEIELLIKTIRSGTLNCTRGTMVLQLEKEFARVYGVKNCIAVTSGTAALHCAIAATNLEPGDEVITTPITDMGAITPILYQTGVPVFADVDPYTYNITADTIEKKITRRTKAIIVTHLFGNPCDMQPILDLANKHGILVIEDAAQAFFATYRGQRVGTLGSIGCFSLQQTKHMTAGEGGLVITNNPQLARHIRLFHDKAWGYGDPKPDHYFLALNYRMTELQGAVALAQLKKVQTVVERRQIMAQKFTDLISTLKGIQTPKITKGATHVYWKYVLRVDEKATGIDVGELATRLRTRYDIFSAPRYIAKPAFQCEVLREAKTFGNSGFPLRNNPFRKDDPPIHYRVEDYPGTMDALAHMLVLPWNELYTDRHIEYIAEAIKDCLYN, encoded by the coding sequence GTGTCTGAAACCCAACGGAAAATGGTTTTACCATCCGAAGCAAATGCAACCGGTCGGACATTTGATAATGAGGAGATCGAACTTTTAATTAAAACAATCCGTTCTGGAACATTAAACTGTACACGAGGTACCATGGTCTTGCAGCTAGAAAAAGAATTCGCCCGTGTTTACGGAGTTAAGAATTGTATTGCCGTTACTTCAGGAACAGCGGCTCTGCACTGTGCTATTGCTGCAACTAACCTGGAACCGGGCGATGAAGTTATCACAACCCCTATCACGGATATGGGTGCTATAACACCCATCCTCTATCAAACAGGAGTTCCTGTATTTGCGGATGTAGATCCTTACACATATAACATTACAGCCGATACTATCGAAAAAAAAATTACACGACGAACTAAAGCGATTATTGTTACACACTTGTTTGGCAATCCTTGCGATATGCAGCCGATTCTTGATTTGGCGAACAAACATGGAATTCTTGTTATTGAAGATGCGGCTCAGGCCTTCTTTGCAACGTACCGGGGTCAACGGGTTGGTACCCTGGGATCTATAGGCTGTTTCAGTCTTCAACAAACAAAACATATGACTGCGGGGGAAGGGGGGTTGGTTATTACAAATAATCCTCAACTTGCACGCCATATTCGCCTGTTTCATGATAAGGCCTGGGGCTACGGGGATCCAAAGCCCGATCATTATTTCCTGGCCTTAAATTATAGAATGACCGAGCTACAAGGAGCGGTGGCACTGGCCCAATTAAAAAAAGTTCAAACTGTTGTGGAACGTCGCCAAATAATGGCCCAGAAGTTTACTGATCTGATAAGTACCTTGAAAGGCATACAAACACCAAAAATTACTAAAGGCGCAACCCATGTATATTGGAAATATGTTTTGCGAGTGGATGAAAAGGCTACAGGTATCGACGTAGGTGAACTTGCCACACGATTACGCACCCGTTATGATATTTTTTCTGCTCCCCGCTATATCGCGAAACCTGCATTTCAATGTGAGGTTCTCAGGGAGGCTAAAACCTTTGGTAATAGTGGCTTTCCATTGCGGAATAACCCGTTTCGAAAAGATGATCCCCCTATTCACTACCGCGTGGAGGATTATCCGGGTACGATGGATGCATTAGCCCATATGTTGGTTCTGCCCTGGAATGAACTTTACACCGACAGGCACATTGAGTATATAGCCGAAGCTATTAAAGATTGTCTGTATAATTAA